One Desulfovibrio fairfieldensis genomic window carries:
- a CDS encoding sulfotransferase family protein, producing MNAPGRLVLVLGMHRSGTSTLARGLRVLGVALGKNLLPAHPCNPKGFFEDAGFYAFNKALLAQLGLTWRSPEAPDTAALRRLAAGPPGVTALGLLREKSAGQAILGLKDPRMSRLLPFWRPVLAASGLRAHCCIALRHPESVAHSLWQRDRLNAELSHALWLAYMLDALEGSIGLPRLLADYGLLLRKPEQQLQRLGHFLNLPLDPAELTLFADDFLDKTLCHHSPADGADRKSHGGAWAAMALRLYEALVPAAADSPERRTLDEPRLARLVTSLRRESAALAFPVSPETRP from the coding sequence ATGAACGCCCCCGGCCGTCTCGTGCTGGTGCTGGGCATGCACCGCAGCGGCACCAGCACGCTGGCCAGGGGCCTGCGGGTTCTGGGGGTCGCGTTGGGCAAGAATCTGCTGCCCGCGCACCCCTGCAATCCCAAGGGCTTTTTCGAGGATGCCGGGTTCTATGCCTTCAACAAGGCTCTGCTGGCCCAACTGGGCCTGACCTGGCGCAGCCCGGAAGCGCCGGACACGGCGGCGTTGCGGCGGCTGGCCGCCGGTCCGCCGGGAGTCACGGCCCTGGGGCTGCTGCGCGAAAAAAGCGCCGGACAGGCGATTCTGGGCCTCAAAGACCCGCGCATGAGCCGCCTGCTGCCCTTCTGGCGGCCGGTGCTGGCGGCTTCAGGCCTGCGCGCGCACTGCTGCATCGCCCTGCGCCACCCGGAAAGCGTGGCTCATTCCTTGTGGCAGCGGGACCGCCTGAACGCGGAACTCAGCCACGCCCTCTGGCTCGCATACATGCTCGACGCTCTGGAAGGCAGCATCGGCCTGCCGCGTCTGCTGGCGGACTACGGCCTTCTGCTGCGCAAGCCCGAACAACAGTTGCAACGCCTGGGACATTTTCTGAATCTGCCCTTGGACCCGGCGGAGCTGACGCTGTTCGCGGACGATTTTCTGGACAAAACACTCTGCCACCACAGCCCGGCCGACGGCGCCGACCGGAAAAGCCACGGCGGAGCCTGGGCGGCCATGGCCCTCCGCCTGTATGAGGCCCTTGTCCCGGCGGCCGCTGATTCCCCTGAGCGCCGGACGCTGGACGAACCGCGCCTAGCCCGCCTGGTGACGAGCCTGCGGCGTGAATCCGCCGCCCTGGCGTTTCCGGTCTCTCCGGAGACCCGGCCATGA
- the cbiR gene encoding cobamide remodeling phosphodiesterase CbiR, protein MSGQSTAHPLAGRLAAPSFVLPGTVAENARFLSGRVDEMALCFFEAQACLKYGENDLPPDLAEPSESGRLRCHVHLPVDLPWPSRHGTAAEAEAAAAADLALAVCAGAAYLHPGLAVLHPPAGSPAHKRRLLRAFAARWQARSRIPLLLENVDSCDVLELGKTFPADHGLGLCLDVGHLLGYAQDHLLNSELPETAALVHWSAPGRKDQHLPLTEFTMRQRRTAAALMGRLPHTAVHLAEIFHWPGVAASLPVLAALAREALPEKTDPNAQPYENTHS, encoded by the coding sequence ATGAGCGGGCAATCCACGGCCCATCCCCTGGCGGGCCGCCTGGCCGCGCCCTCCTTTGTGCTGCCCGGCACGGTGGCGGAAAACGCGCGTTTTCTGAGCGGCAGAGTGGACGAGATGGCCCTCTGCTTTTTTGAAGCCCAGGCCTGCCTGAAGTACGGCGAAAATGATCTGCCGCCGGATTTGGCGGAACCTTCGGAATCAGGGAGGTTGCGCTGCCACGTCCACTTGCCCGTGGACCTGCCCTGGCCCTCCCGCCACGGGACGGCGGCCGAAGCCGAAGCGGCGGCCGCGGCGGATCTGGCCCTGGCGGTCTGCGCCGGAGCCGCCTATCTGCATCCGGGCTTGGCCGTGCTGCACCCGCCCGCAGGTTCCCCGGCGCACAAACGCCGCCTGCTGCGCGCTTTCGCGGCCCGCTGGCAGGCCCGCAGCCGCATTCCCCTTTTACTGGAGAATGTGGATTCCTGCGACGTGCTGGAATTGGGAAAAACCTTTCCGGCGGACCACGGGCTGGGCCTCTGTCTGGACGTAGGGCATCTCCTGGGCTATGCTCAAGACCATCTCCTGAATTCCGAGCTGCCGGAAACAGCGGCCCTGGTTCATTGGAGCGCGCCCGGCAGGAAGGATCAACACCTCCCGCTGACGGAATTCACAATGCGGCAACGCCGCACGGCGGCAGCTCTCATGGGCCGTCTGCCGCATACGGCTGTTCATCTGGCGGAAATTTTTCACTGGCCGGGTGTGGCGGCATCGCTGCCCGTGCTGGCGGCGCTGGCCCGCGAAGCTCTGCCGGAAAAAACGGACCCGAACGCACAACCATACGAAAACACGCATTCATGA